Proteins encoded together in one Anopheles darlingi chromosome 3, idAnoDarlMG_H_01, whole genome shotgun sequence window:
- the LOC125954930 gene encoding host cell factor isoform X1, with protein sequence MTAVSEISGTELMPASAAKHNAILRWKRVTNPSGPQPRPRHGHRAVNIKELMVVFGGGNEGIVDELHVYNTATNQWYVPATKGDVPPGCAAYGFVVDGTRILVFGGMVEYGKYSNELYELQATKWEWRKLRPKPPESGPPPCRRLGHSFTLVGDKIYLFGGLANESDDPKNNIPKYLNDLYILEIKNNLLQWEIPTTFGESPPPRESHTAVSWYDKKQKKYWLVIYGGMSGCRLGDLWLLDTDNMSWTRPRTLGPLPLPRSLHSSTLIGNRMYVFGGWVPLMMDEVKIEKHEKEWKCTNTLACLNLETLTWEELDLDTEEDNMPRARAGHCAVGIHTRLYIWSGRDGYRKAWNNQVRVCCKDLWYLEVERPAAASRVQLVRASTHSLELCWSSVPSASHYILEVQKVATPPPLPALPAPVTPASQTTLVAPALSGTIGSPASNNTGNMSPAQISNSFNTLPVSGEQPLQQPTIKQLPGRVTGSVVSNVQSPILTPPTIQPTQSATPGLQSPSGGGLAMVSSSSVHTVTSPVQRIVTKVQPAKQLTTQKVLTSAGTSQILQQQPLQIVTQVSSQGQTLQSAVAQAATVAAAGQTQTIRVVATGGGAGTTTAISGTHQLTAGTTGTPIRVLSSTGQQLRIGTAGNATLQPGSTATAVLRSASGQNIVSGAQLQTVQQRIISGTTVAGHTTTTATIGGKQIILQKPMTIVSGATAGTTAASISSATGGTAGGQILTLVKTSQGMTMQTMPKMSVMQQKTLTSTVSPSTGAINQPQQQQIITSSLAGGGGGSVPKATVIGGNVVKLMSAAGGSATLGGKQILMKNSNIVQVGKVGTNATGKPTLVLTNKAGQPIRGQQQVIVVTTPQGIRTVSGAVTASSAGSNFVTLSSSQVINTISSARATPSGIVAAGAGTTILQTATGAGGGSTSTATLQASAGGTTTTIGGQAIKLRAVQGGKPITFTMPVGGLQAAGQKITGTQIMMPQKLNVGGKAVTVQLSSGGQKTVTLVPSGTGGTHVGTTAVGGHGATVVNQPKILMLPSKGATRIVTPQQYQQIQLQQQQIQAAQQQQQQQQQQQQQQQQQQQLQEQQQQVSTDAAFAALAAEAGLMDGAETEAMEQMDGCFDLEMMTDGRDSVYHHLVENDLPSKNMLNMHDAGKVDEKNEQAMDSCNLLAMPIFEQLDGCDDGDILGTPQYVKLGLRGGTVTLGTASVTNNISPADGEGGIAVDGTDEPVSDVQEMEGNEDDGIIQEQLAQADGEGATGNELHEGDNLETVAEGASSGAVVPGSERHDGDMVATAERVESMDMIDSAGSAELEEENETKNQQEKDVNTLEGLLEASGSGQQEPQQISLGEDEHMLAQSRNDREDATVTQQTSTRLAPTASEAEAASILTTIKGGEIISLHNTDLLSGSTDNIIQLSSGSSATFLQDTKANENGQTIIFKADAAAAAAAAAAEDATTVTLSDGSTCVTRLSSSSSDLSVPTNTTILQSLPNAPSNNLKIDDSSTGHLDALAEAAASATSALPTELINCGGASASVSTGSGSGVPMGDLLTSTQSSSTQQQHHISSIKFADGSTKQYTMSGPIMGTSSVGINNGTSISNNASSAAKSQGSGLISVTNPGNNVLAGAKIDIPTAGRTVGKPKEEKEDKFSKPKDDADAWHTVAILKTLNLNVSNYVDLNEWDCAVDGKSLTADNLPDLTNMKRIPLESGCAYKFRVAAINSCGRGEWSDVSPFKTCLPGFPGAPSAIKISKSPEGAHLSWEPPPSTTGDILEYSVYLAVKSQSTSKDKAASSPAQLAFVRVYCGSNNQCTVANQALQTAHVDFTSKPAIIFRIAARNDKGYGPATQVRWLQDPQSTKIPPPAGSSSGGGLTGGVSGKRVIDKSVVGAANKRAKLGASSSTAL encoded by the exons ATGACGGCTGTTTCGGAAATATCGGGCACCGAATTGATGCCGGCATCGGCAGCTAAACATAATGCCATTTTGCGTTGGAAACGGGTTACTAACCCTAGCGGGCCGCAACCGCGTCCTCGGCATGGACATCGGGCCGTTAATATCAAggaactgatggtggtgtttggcgGCGGAAATGAAGGAATTGTGGACGAACTACATGTTTATAATACGG CTACCAACCAGTGGTACGTCCCTGCAACGAAAGGTGATGTGCCTCCGGGATGTGCGGCGTACGGGTTCGTCGTCGATGGAACACGTATACTCGTGTtcggtggaatggtggaataTGGGAAATACTCGAACGAATTGTACGAGTTGCAAGCTACAAAATGGGAGTGGCGGAAATTGAGGCCCAAGCCACCGGAGTCCGGCCCTCCACCCTGCCGTCGCCTTGGCCACAGTTTCACACTGGTTGGGGACAAAATTTATCTTTTTGGTGGTCTAGCAAATGAAAGTGACGATCCAAAGAATAATATCCCCAAGTATTTAAACGATCTGTACATTCTGGAGATCAAAAACAATTTATTACAGTGGGAGATACCTACAACCTTCGGCGAGAGCCCACCGCCCCGTGAATCGCACACGGCCGTGTCGTGGTATGataagaaacagaagaaataCTGGCTTGTGATTTACGGTGGCATGTCCGGATGTCGATTGGGTGATCTTTGGCTGCTCGACACCGACAATATGTCCTGGACAAGGCCACGTACACTCGGTCCACTACCTTTGCCGCGATCCCTACACAGTTCGACACTGATTGGAAATCGAATGTACGTATTCGGTGGCTGGGTCCCATTGATGATGGATGAGGTAAAAATTGAGAAACAtgaaaaggaatggaaatgcACCAACACTCTCGCATGTCTGAATCTCG AAACGTTGACCTGGGAAGAGCTAGATCTGGATACAGAGGAAGACAACATGCCAAGGGCACGCGCCGGACACTGTGCCGTTGGTATACATACACGATTGTATATCTGGTCAGGACGTGACGGTTACAGAAAGGCCTGGAACAACCAGGTCAGG GTATGCTGCAAGGATTTATGGTATCTCGAGGTGGAACGTCCGGCTGCTGCCTCACGTGTGCAGCTAGTGCGCGCTTCGACTCATTCACTCGAACTATGTTGGAGTTCTGTGCCATCTGCCTCACATTACATACTAGAAGTACAGAAGGTAGCGACACCACCTCCACTACCAGCACTACCGGCTCCAGTGACACCAGCTTCACAGACTACTTTAGTTGCACCGGCTTTATCGGGCACCATCGGATCTCCAGCTTCGAACAATACCGGAAACATGTCGCCGGCACAGATTAGTAACAGTTTCAATACACTGCCTGTGTCTGGAGAACAACCACTACAGCAGCCAA CGATTAAACAACTGCCGGGACGTGTGACTGGATCAGTTGTAAGCAACGTGCAATCACCCATTCTGACACCGCCAACAATACAGCCGACGCAATCTGCAACACCTGGCCTACAATCACCATCGGGCGGGGGTCTTGCGATGGTTAGCTCATCTTCTGTGCATACTGTCACCTCACCGGTGCAGCGCATCGTTACAAAAGTTCAGCCAGCGAAGCAACTGACCACACAAAAGGTGCTGACGTCTGCTGGTACTTCACAgattttgcagcaacaaccgctgCAGATAGTCACGCAGGTTTCATCGCAGGGTCAAACCCTGCAGTCTGCTGTGGCCCAAGCCGCTACGGTGGCTGCCGCGGGTCAAACTCAAACGATCCGTGTCGTagcaacaggaggaggagcaggtaCAACAACGGCCATTTCCGGTACTCATCAACTTACTGCTGGTACCACTGGTACGCCGATTCGAGTACTCTCATCGACTGGTCAGCAACTACGAATTGGCACAGCCGGGAATGCAACGCTGCAGCCCGGTTCCACAGCAACCGCCGTGTTAAGGTCCGCGAGCGGGCAGAACATTGTTTCGGGCGCTCAGTTGCAAACTGTCCAGCAGCGCATTATCAGTGGGACAACAGTAGCTGGTCACACTACTACAACAGCTACTATCGGTGGAAAGCAGATCATTCTTCAGAAACCGATGACTATCGTTAGTGGAGCGACAGCCGGAACAACGGCCGCTTCGATAAGCAGTGCCACGGGCGGCACTGCTGGAGGTCAAATTCTAACACTTGTCAAGACAAGCCAGGGTATGACCATGCAAACAATGCCGAAGATGAGTGTAATGCAGCAAAAGACACTAACTTCAACAGTGTCGCCATCAACTGGTGCTATCAATCagcctcaacagcagcaaattatAACATCGAGCctggctggtggcggtggtggttctgtGCCAAAAGCTACCGTTATAGGCGGTAACGTCGTTAAGCTTATGTCGGCGGCCGGAGGATCGGCCACCCTCGGTGGAAAGCAGATTCTCATGAAAAACTCCAACATCGTGCAGGTTGGCAAAGTTGGAACAAACGCCACTGGCAAACCAACCCTCGTACTTACGAACAAAGCCGGCCAACCGAttcgtggccagcagcaggtgattGTCGTGACTACCCCGCAGGGTATTCGAACAGTCAGCGGAGCGGTTACTGCGTCGTCGGCTGGCAGCAACTTCGTAACACTGTCGTCCTCGCAGGTTATTAATACGATAAGTTCGGCTCGTGCTACACCATCGGGTATCGTAGCGGCGGGAGCTGGAACTACGATTCTGCAGACAGCGACCGGCGCTGGCGGAGGCAGCACTTCAACGGCCACACTTCAGGCGTCGGCCGGCGGGACTACAACCACTATAGGCGGACAAGCGATCAAACTACGGGCAGTTCAAGGTGGTAAACCGATCACATTCACAATGCCTGTCGGAGGGCTGCAAGCCGCTGGTCAGAAGATAACCGGCACACAAATTATGATGCCGCAAAAGTTGAATGTAGGTGGCAAGGCAGTAACGGTTCAACTTTCGTCTGGAGGACAAAAGACGGTAACTCTGGTACCTTCTGGAACTGGCGGAACCCATGTTGGCACGACCGCCGTCGGTGGGCATGGTGCAACGGTGGTTAACCAGCCAAAAATTCTCATGCTACCCTCAAAAGGCGCTACACGAATCGTTACCCCACAGCAATATCAACAGATTCaactacagcaacaacagataCAGGctgctcaacagcagcagcaacaacaacaacagcaacagcaacagcaacaacaacaacaacaattgcaagaacaacaacagcaagttTCCACGGACGCTGCATTTGCAGCATTGGCCGCAGAAGCAGGTCTTATGGATGGAGCCGAAACAGAAGCGATGGaacagatggatggatgtttcGATCTTGAGATGATGACTGACGGTAGGGATAGTGTTTATCACCATCTTGTGGAGAATGATCTGCCGAGCAAAAACATGCTTAACATGCATGATGCTGGCAAAGTTGATGAAAAAAATGAGCAGGCCATGGATAGTTGCAATCTGCTGGCGATGCCAATCTTCGAACAGCTCGATGGTtgcgatgatggcgatatTTTGGGGACGCCACAGTACGTAAAGCTTGGTTTAAGAGGAGGAACCGTTACCCTGGGAACAGCATCGGTCACCAACAACATTTCCCCAgctgatggtgaaggtggtatCGCAGTGGATGGTACAGACGAGCCTGTCTCCGATGTGCaagaaatggaaggaaatgagGACGATGGGATTATACAGGAACAATTGGCCCAAGCCGATGGGGAGGGAGCAACAGGCAATGAGTTGCATGAGGGAGATAATTTGGAGACAGTGGCAGAAGGAGCATCATCGGGAGCTGTTGTACCCGGATCCGAAAGACACGATGGCGATATGGTAGCAACTGCGGAACGAGTAGAAAGCATGGATATGATTGATAGTGCCGGGAGTGCCGagttggaggaggagaacgaaacaaaaaaccagcaaGAGAAAGATGTAAATACTCTTGAAGGATTATTGGAAGCCAGCGGCAGTGGACAGCAAGAACCGCAACAG ATATCCCTCGGAGAAGATGAGCATATGTTGGCACAATCTAGAAATGACCGAGAAGATGCTACGGTAACCCAACAGACATCCACACGTCTCGCGCCAACGGCTTCGGAGGCGGAAGCCGCCAGCATTCTCACTACAATCAAAGGCGGCGAAATTATATCCCTTCATAATACTGACCTTCTGTCCGGTTCTACTGACAACATTAT TCAACTGAGTTCCGGATCATCCGCCACCTTTTTGCAGGATACAAAAGCAAATGAGAATGGGCAAACGATCATATTTAaggcagatgctgctgctgctgctgctgctgctgctgctgaagatgcaACAACAGTCACGCTTAGCGACGGTTCCACATGCGTTACACGCTTGTCTTCGTCCTCGAGTGATTTGTCCGTCCCTACGAACACGACCATTCTGCAGTCTCTTCCTAATGCACCCAGTAACAATCTTAAGATAGACGACTCATCCACAGGCCATCTCGATGCGCTCGCAGAAGCCGCTGCATCGGCTACGTCCGCACTTCCAACGGAACTAATAAACTGTGGTGGCGCCAGTGCCAGCGTTTCtactggtagtggtagtggtgtgccAATGGGTGATTTGCTCACTTCAACCCAATCCTCCtcaacgcaacagcagcatcacatcTCATCGATAAAGTTTGCAGATGGCAGCACAAAACAATATACGATGAGCGGACCCATTATGGGCACATCGTCCGTTGGAATCAACAACGGAACGAGTATTAGCAATAACGCTTCATCAGCTGCCAAAAGCCAAGGATCAGGGCTAATCAGTGTTACTAACCCGGGAAATAATGTTCTTGCAGGTGCTAAAATTGATATCCCTACAGCCGGTCGTACTGTTGGCAAAccgaaggaggaaaaagaagat AAGTTCAGCAAACCAAAAGACGATGCGGACGCCTGGCATACTGTTGCCATATTAAAGACACTGAACCTCAACGTTTCCAACTACGTCGATTTGAATGAATGGGACTGTGCGGTAGATGGGAAAAGCCTGACCGCGGACAATTTACCAGACTTGACAAATATGAAGCGGATACCACTGGAATCGGGTTGTGCCTATAAATTTCGCGTTGCGGCGATCAACAGCTGTGGACGAGGCGAATGGAGTGACGTATCACCCTTCAAGACATGCCTTCCTGGTTTTCCGGGGGCGCCGTCTGCCATAAAGATTTCAAAATCACCCGAAGGAGCTCACCTTTCCTGGGAACCACCGCCTTCGACGACTGGTGACATACTTGAGTACTCCGTTTACCTGGCAGTCAAATCACAGAGCACATCCAAAGACAAAGCGGCTTCATCCCCGGCACAGCTGGCATTTGTTCGTGTCTACTGTGGCTCTAACAACCAGTGTACGGTCGCGAATCAAGCTCTGCAGACGGCACACGTTGACTTCACTTCGAAGCCGGCCATTATTTTCCGTATTGCAGCACGGAATGATAAGGGATATGGGCCAGCAACGCAGGTCAGATGGCTCCAAG ATCCGCAGTCAACTaaaataccaccaccagcaggcagTAGCTCGGGTGGAGGACTAACTGGAGGAGTCAGTGGCAAGCGTGTGATCGACAAGTCAGTGGTAGGGGCAGCGAACAAACGTGCAAAGCTCGGTGCTTCCTCATCAACAGCTCTATAA